The window AATCAGAGAGGCCAGGGGATGGAATGCTCTGATTGGCCAGGCTAAGTCACTTATCCATTCCTGAACCAATCACGGAGGCCACTTGGGCAGAACTTTGCCCTTTGAGGAACTGAACATTGTGCCTTTCCCCAAGTATTCTGACCTGGTGGCTGTCATTCCTTCTCATCCTCAGGGAGCTGAGTGTGTCTCCACCCCGGAAATTTGTGGCAGACTGAAACTCCTAGAACATGGACCGAGTGACCAGATACCCCATCTTCAGCATTCCCCACTCACCAGGCATGGCTGGCCTGGCCCTAAATGGGGACACTAGCTACACATTCCAGCTGGTGGATGTAGAGCCCTCAGCCAACGGCTGGGACCAGGACCAGCCTATAGCATGGACAGCTGATCGTAAGGCTCAGTCAGACATGTTGAGGACAGGGGCATCTTGCAGCCTGCGTACCTTCTCCAGCCAGCCAGAAGACGATGAGGACGAGCAGGTGAAGACCTACCACTTGGACACCAGGGATGCCCTGCCCAGGCGGCCACAGGACCTTGAGAGGGAGCGCTGGGCAGTCATCCAGGGCCAAGCAGTGAGGAAGAGTGGCACAGTGGCTACACTTCATGGCACCCCTGACCACAGGGACCTCAGAACCCCTGGACGACCTCAGTTCATGCCCATGGAGGAAAATATGGTTGACAGGGAGCAAATCGACTTCCTTGCAGCGAGGAAGCAATTCCTGAGCCTGGAGCAGGCAAATGCGGGGGTCCCTCAGAACCCACCAGCCAGGGTGGCCCAGGCCTGTGCCCCACCCAGGGTCAGCCAGGCCCCCAAGGCGTTGAATGAGATGCCCCTCGCCAATGGATATGTTGTTTCAGTCAAGCCCCAGGTGAAAGAGGCGgtcagggaagagaagaaggtTCATAGTTGGTTCACTGGGTCTGGTGTCCAAGCTGTGGACGACCCTGGTTCCCAGTCCCAAGCAGAGCCACTAGAGGCCTCCAAAGAGACACCCATTGAGCGAGAGATCCGACTGGCCCAGGAGCGCGAGGCAGCTCTGCGTGAGCAGAGGGGGCTGCGGCAGGCAGTGGGCCACCAGGAGCTGGTGGAGATCCCCACCCGGCCTCTGCTGACCAAGGTGAGCCTGACTGAGGCCCCGTGGCGGGACAGGGGGCGCCCATCACTCTATGTGCAGCGTGACATTGCACAGGAGACACAGCGCGAGGAGGACCACCGGAGGGAGGGCCTGCAGGTGAGCTGTGTGTCCATGTCCAGCTGGAACTCTGAGGGCCCCCGGCCTGGACTTAGGAGAGTACTCAGCTCAGACTCCATTCTTGGCTTAGCCCCAGATGCCAGTGCGGCCAACGCTGCCCCAGAGCTGAGGAAGGTGAACCGCATCCCGCCTGATGCCTACCAGCCGTTCCTGAGCCCTGGTACCCCCCAGCAAAAGTTTCAAGCCTTCCACACGTACAGCAAGCCTAGTGGTCTCTCTGCAGATGTGGCCAAGGCAGTGGCCTTGCCGAAGGCCACAGCGTCTCAGAGGCATCTCTCAGATTCCTCTGGAAAACCTTCGGGCACAAAGCAGGAGTTCTGGAAGCCCCCGAGGGGACCCCCACAAGCCAACGGGGGTGTCGTGCGATGGGAGTACTTCCGCCTGCGTCCCCTGCGGTTCAGGGTGCCAGATGTGCCCCAGAAGGCTGAGGTCTCCCGTATCTGGGGTTGGGAAGTGGCTGGAGCCCCGGCGTTGAGGCTACAAAAGTCCCAGTCCTCTGAGCTgctggagagggaggtggagagtgTCCTGAGGCGGGAGCGAGAGGTGGCGGAGGAACGGCGCAATGCTCTTTTCCCAGAGGTCTTCTCCCCGCAGCTGGACTGTGACCAAGACTCCAGGAGCTCCTCCCAGGCATCCGGTGAGGAGGGATCCTGGGGAATGGCTGCTTTGATCTGGGCCTCATATTGTAgcagagaagggtggggaagtGGAGTTTGGGGGTGTCAGGAGGGGTTCATCTGGGGGACTCTGTCCACTCCCTCAGTTTGCCTGCATGTTTCCTTAAGCTGTAGACTTTGGAGAGAGGTATGAACTTTACTTTGGGGTTTTTGCTATGGATTTGGACATTTTGTTAATAGGCACATAAAGGTTTACAGATGTTGTATCCTCTTGGTCAATTGCTGtgtacttttaatgttttttttgtgtgtgtgtttttttttttgtatttttctgaagctagaaatggggagagacagtcagacagactcccgcatgcgcctgactgggatccacccagcatgcccagcaggggctacgctctgcccaccagggggcgatgctctgcccgtcgagggggggggggttgctctgccgggaccagagccactctagcgcctggggcagaggccaaggagccatccccagcgcccgggccatctttgctccaatggagccttggctacgggaggggaagagagagacagagagtcaggagggtggggggtggagaagcaaatgggcgcttctcctatgtgccctggccgggaatcgaacccgggtcccccgcacaccaggccgacgctctactgctgagccaaccggccagggctacttttaatgttttttaccTTGCTTGATTGGCCCATCCATTTACCCAGTCTCTCCTGACTGGCTATTTTGGTCACTCAGTTTTCCTAGCAAGCTGTCTGCTCTGTACCTCTGTCTGTTCACCTGTCTCCTTAACTGATTCAGCTCTCCTGGGCTTTGGTCTGATAGATGTTCTGCCCTCAAGGGACTAGAGAGCTGTCCCTGATGCGCCTTCCTTTCCACAGGCATCACGGGCAGCTACTCAGTGTCTGAGTCACACTTCTTCACGCCCATCCACCTGCACTCAGACCTGGTGTGGACGGCAGAGGCCCCTGCGGAAGCTGTTCctgagcagagaaagaggaaggagcagTGGGTAAGTCCAGAACCCTGCCCATCCCCTTGGAGACCTGGCTGAGGTCTGACACCCTCCATTAGGGCCACAGGAAGGTGGAGTGAGaccttgcccagagtcacatgGCCCGTGAGTTCCTGAGCTGGGAATCCAGGCTTGAATCCATACCCCACATTTGTAACTATTAGGTCATCTCCTCCCTAGTGGGGTATTGGGAATACCATGGAGAATAACACCAACTCCAGCCTCACCCACACTCGTAACCTGGCCTCATGGGTTGGGGCACAGAGTGGAGCCCAGTTATGTGGGTTCAGTTCTCAGTACTGGGACTTTCCGGCTGTGTAATGTTGGGCTGCcccctctctgaccctcagtctcTTTCTCTATGAAATGAGCATGATGATAAATCCAGCCACCTCAGAGTCTTATAGCAGGGCCTGACCATGggaaatgctcagtaaatattgacTGTCTTTATTATGCTGAAGTTGACAAAGAGGAAAAAACTGCAAATGATAGACTGTGGCTGCACTGTGGGGAACAGCGTGAGGGAAGAGCATGGTGGATGGTTGAGTGAGGTGATCGAGGGGCACTCAAGAGAGCCATGGTGGAATACCTTCCCTCTTGCCTCGAGTTGTGCATTAAGTTCCAGTTGGACTCTGGGATGGGACAGGGCCAAAGACTCAGGGGCCactgtgtgtttcttttctgcAGTATGCCGGCATCAACCCCCTGGACCATGTCAATTCGGAGGTGAGTGTGCTCCAGGGGTGAGGACTatcttttcctccccttctctgcctcctgccccaTGGCACCAGGGCCATCAAAAGCCTTTCTTTTGGGTGTGAGGGCTTCACTTGATAGCTTCTCAATTGATAGTGTCTACCTGCAGTGAATTTTGCTCTGATCTGCTTGTGATACCTGCCATGGCACAGATTGTGCAAAATAGCTGCACTTGCAGCTACTTTGTCAAATAATGAAGGTTTTAGAGCAGATTAGACAAGGGCATtttctttgggggaggggttcATCTAGGAGTGTGGAAAAGTCCAGCTATCTTAGGGATTTGTGGAATATATTTGGGGCCATCGTTGAGCTGAGCTTAAGAGGCCAGATCTGGGCATTTCCCCTGCTGAGGAGCTCAGAATGAGTTAGGACATCCCTTGGTGCTATTGCTAGGAGTAGAAGGTCTGAAATAGAGGAGGGGATGGTCATTCTTTATCCCTGTTCTAAGCCTGTCCTATGAGTTGGCAGTGGGTGAGGTTTCTGTGGGGGTTAGGACCCTACTGGGGACTCTGGTTATCCTCTTGCAGGTCCTGGAAGCCACACGAGTGACCCGCCACAAGAATGCCATGGCTGAACGCTGGGAAGCCGGTGTCTATGCCAGTGAGGATGAGGACTGAGCCTGGAGACGGGGGCACCCTCACCCTGTGTTAACTGCCAAGACTATCACTGAGCCCTCCACTTTAGGAAACAGGTCCCCATTTAAATCCacaacccgcctgaccaggcagtggcgcagtggatagagcgtcagactgggatgaggaaggacccaggtttgagaccccgaggtcgctagcttgagcgtgggctcatctggtttgagcacagctcaccagcttggacccaaggtcgctggctcgagcaaggggttactcggtctgctgaaggcctgtggtcaaggcacatatgagaaagcaatcaatgaacaactaaggtgttgcaacgaaaaactgatgattggtgcttctcatctctctctgttcctgtctgtctgttcctatctatccctctctctgactctctctctgtccctgtaaaaaaaaaaaaaagataaatccaCAACCCAAGAACCACAAATGACACGCTGACAATCCCAAGGGTGGATGTGCCTTCAGACTCAAGGGCTTCCTCTTCCGTTTTTATTTTCCTAGAGAAATTGTCCTCCTTTTTCTGGATCTAAAGCTGGGGATAAAACGGGCCCCCTGTCAATTCTTTCTGCTTCTAGGACTTTGCCAAATGCTGTTGGGTTCCAGAAGGAAGGAgaccagcccccctcccccagttgtAACTGTTCTCGCTAGTCTGAGGGCAGAGGGGCTAGTCGGAGGAAGGTATGAGTCCTGGCATCTTGAGGAGCTGTGGGTCTGAGGGGAGGGACACTAAGCTCACTCTATGTCCCAATCTGAGAAGAGGGATATGCTGCATTCCAACCCCGGGAACTTCCGGTCTGAGAAAGGAAACCTGACTGCCCAATCTGATGGCCTCCATACTGCCCAGGAGTCCCCTCCATGGCACACCAGCAAAGTCCTGACATTATGGGGTCCCATGGGGACAGCACCTGACCTGGCAGAGAAAAATGCTTGATTTGTCAGCTGAAAGGGATCCTTCTGCTCCCCCTAAACTGCTTGTCCATGTCCGCCATGAAATAAACCCTCCTCCTCTGTCTGGTTCATTTCTCTTGGTGACACTTACTGCTCCCATGGGTACCTCTGGCCTTCACccctccacacacagggctgcaaGATCCACGACAGGTTGTCAGGGTCATACTCAGCATTTCCAGCATGCGGCACGCAGTAAGTGCTCAATCCGTGTCGTGGAGTGACCATCTTCAGTAACGCCAAGCCCAGTCTTCCCACGTCCCATGCACCGAGTCAGTCCTTGCTCTTCAGTCATACTCACAGTGCTTATTAAAAACAAGTACTGTGTCATTTCACTCATAGGAGGTCCCTAGAGGAGTCagattcacagaaacagaaaatagatggTGGGTgacaggctggggggaggggattaGTGTTTAATGGGATCAAAGTGTTGgtttgggaagatgagaaagttctTGGAATGGATGGTAGGGTTGGCTGCATGACAGTGTGAATGTGCTGAGGCCACTGAGTTGTGCAATTAACAATAGTTAAGACAGCAACTTTTTTTTGCATCTTAACACAATAGAAAGGTGTTGGGGGGAGTATTGGCTCTCCTGAAGGCATCAGGGTAAAATGAAGCCGGGCGGTCCAGTGGGCGGCACTTCTCAGATCTCATACCTGCGGCTCCCTGACTAGCCCTCATTCTTCCCTGTGAAGGGCAGATACTCACCCCTGGTTTTCCTCCAGCTCAGTGTATTATGATCTGAGAAGGGAGGAGAGTTCTCTCCCAGGCCATTAGACAGGCTGAAATACAAAccgagttgcttttttttttttccttctttttcttttttttcaaaccGAGTTTCTAACTAAAATGCCAGAATCCTGACTCCCTCCCAGGTCTGCTTCTCAGCACTTTTCACGGTGTCCCTGCCTTCCCCTCTGAGCATCACTTGTTTAATTGACCCCTGCAGGATCCCAGGGTATTCAGGAGGCCATGCCGCTGTGGTCAGCTTTCACTTTCAGGGAACCCCTCTCATGCAGATGGTCAGGCCACCATCAGCCAGGGGCATAGCGTTGTGAGATAAAACCTGGGACACCTGGTTAATTGTGAATTTCAGGCcaacaacaaataattatttttttatttaattttttttttgctgcagagacagagagagtcagagagaggaacagatagagacagacagacagacaggaagggagagagatgagaaacatcagttcttcgttacggctccttagttgttcattgattgctttctcatatgtgccttgaccagggtgctacagcagagtgagtaaccccttgctcaagccagcgaccttgggtccaagctgatgagccttgctcaaaccagatgagcccatgctcaagctggcgacctcgaggtctcgaacctgggtcctccacatcccagtcagacactctatccactgcgtcactgcctggtcaggcaacaaataaTATTCTTAGTATAACCACATctcatgcaatatttgggacatacgtatgcttaaacacacacacacacacacacacacacacacacacacacacacacacacaccaaaaaaccccccacattCAATGTTTGTCTCAAGTTCAAATGTAactgggcatcctgtatttttAGTTACTAAATCTGGCTGCCCTTGATGCCGGACTGGCTGGCTCTTTCTGCTGAGGGACTTGTAGGCATCCAGGAATGAAAGGACAGGCAGGTCCCAAAACACAAGCACTTCAAATGCATATGTCACACATGCTGCTGTCCCTCCAACCACATGAAGCATATGACCAGCCTTGAGTCAGAACAAAAGGGCTGCACAGGCATATGGGATGCTTGAGCCACTAGGACTATTCCTGGAATAATCTACCAGACCAAGGGACCTGGGAAGATCCTTACTCTtcctatgcctcagttttctcatttgtagcaTAAGATATCAATGGTATAGTATCACCTTCATAGGGCAGTGGTGAGGATTAACTGATTAATAGAGTACTGTCTGGTATACTGTAAATGCCAAATTAGCATTGGCTCTGATGAACCATTGTTGATGATTTGATTCATACCTGTCATCCCACTAGGCTGGGTGCCTGATTGG is drawn from Saccopteryx leptura isolate mSacLep1 chromosome 1, mSacLep1_pri_phased_curated, whole genome shotgun sequence and contains these coding sequences:
- the MISP gene encoding mitotic interactor and substrate of PLK1 is translated as MDRVTRYPIFSIPHSPGMAGLALNGDTSYTFQLVDVEPSANGWDQDQPIAWTADRKAQSDMLRTGASCSLRTFSSQPEDDEDEQVKTYHLDTRDALPRRPQDLERERWAVIQGQAVRKSGTVATLHGTPDHRDLRTPGRPQFMPMEENMVDREQIDFLAARKQFLSLEQANAGVPQNPPARVAQACAPPRVSQAPKALNEMPLANGYVVSVKPQVKEAVREEKKVHSWFTGSGVQAVDDPGSQSQAEPLEASKETPIEREIRLAQEREAALREQRGLRQAVGHQELVEIPTRPLLTKVSLTEAPWRDRGRPSLYVQRDIAQETQREEDHRREGLQVSCVSMSSWNSEGPRPGLRRVLSSDSILGLAPDASAANAAPELRKVNRIPPDAYQPFLSPGTPQQKFQAFHTYSKPSGLSADVAKAVALPKATASQRHLSDSSGKPSGTKQEFWKPPRGPPQANGGVVRWEYFRLRPLRFRVPDVPQKAEVSRIWGWEVAGAPALRLQKSQSSELLEREVESVLRREREVAEERRNALFPEVFSPQLDCDQDSRSSSQASGITGSYSVSESHFFTPIHLHSDLVWTAEAPAEAVPEQRKRKEQWYAGINPLDHVNSEVLEATRVTRHKNAMAERWEAGVYASEDED